In uncultured Cohaesibacter sp., a genomic segment contains:
- a CDS encoding response regulator — translation MTKSILVVDDEASIAFALEHLMRAEGYAVETARTGHDAIDCACHHHPDLILLDTSLPDRDGYDICQTIRSDAANRDVKIVMMNASSREIEAEKGLAVGANGSLTKPFSLHAVARCVKDLLE, via the coding sequence ATGACAAAGTCAATTCTGGTGGTAGACGACGAGGCATCCATCGCCTTTGCGCTGGAACATCTGATGCGCGCCGAAGGCTATGCGGTTGAGACGGCCCGCACCGGCCACGATGCCATTGACTGCGCCTGCCATCACCATCCAGACCTCATCCTCCTCGACACCTCGCTACCCGACAGAGACGGCTATGACATCTGCCAGACCATCCGTTCGGACGCAGCCAATCGGGACGTCAAGATCGTCATGATGAACGCCTCCAGCCGCGAGATAGAGGCGGAAAAGGGGCTGGCGGTCGGCGCCAACGGCTCGCTGACCAAACCCTTCTCGCTGCATGCCGTCGCACGCTGCGTCAAAGATCTTCTGGAGTAG
- a CDS encoding DUF294 nucleotidyltransferase-like domain-containing protein translates to MSTSDFAEFASHRHPFDLLEMDRLDNLGESTIALDVKQGDVILDVGQTVSGLYLIRSGEVDLITPEGNLLLHLTIGNCFGERAMLSDGKAPNKAVASRDSRLFIIPKASFNELIAASPSFHAFFDSSLAKKAASGGQSDSTTDLISITIGELMTPDPITIGPETTATDAAKLMKSKNISCLLVTEQDSLIGILTSGDMAHRIVAAGRSLDTPVRDIMTPNPFTLGPEALGFDALLSMMERTHTHLPVVEKGQLVGILTNTNLVHRQAVSAPFLIRDLQRQDSFENLAAIVAKVPQMLAQLVGSGVDAHNIGRIVTNVTDSLTRRLVQLAEERLGKAPIPYLWLACGSQGRQEQTGVSDQDNCLILDERYNEAEHGDYFQRFARFVSDGLDAAGFYYCPGDMMATNPRWCQPVSVWRNYFANWIDKPDPMAQMLASVMFDLRPIVGDESLFAGLYQKTLEKAKKNSIFRAHMISNSLNHTPPLSFFRGFALIRKGEHKDTVDLKLNGVVPIVDLARAYALQGAITAANTRERLTLARDIGTISHSGAQDLIDAYDLIATMRLEHQARQIREGSKPDNFLAPASLSELERNHLKDAFLMIKTQQSALGHAQGVNI, encoded by the coding sequence ATGAGCACGTCGGATTTCGCAGAATTCGCCAGTCACAGACATCCGTTTGACCTGTTGGAAATGGACCGTCTGGACAACCTTGGCGAAAGCACCATCGCACTGGATGTCAAACAGGGCGATGTCATTCTCGACGTTGGCCAGACGGTCTCGGGCCTCTATCTCATCCGCTCCGGCGAGGTCGACCTGATCACACCAGAGGGCAATCTGCTGCTGCACCTGACGATCGGCAACTGTTTTGGCGAGCGGGCCATGCTCAGCGATGGCAAGGCCCCCAACAAGGCCGTGGCCAGCAGGGACAGCCGCCTGTTCATCATTCCCAAGGCCAGCTTCAACGAGCTGATCGCCGCGTCTCCGTCCTTTCATGCCTTTTTCGACAGCTCCCTTGCCAAAAAGGCCGCCTCCGGTGGGCAATCGGATTCAACCACCGACCTCATCTCCATCACCATCGGTGAGCTGATGACCCCCGACCCGATCACCATCGGCCCGGAAACGACCGCCACCGATGCGGCCAAACTGATGAAGAGCAAGAATATCTCCTGCCTGCTGGTCACCGAGCAGGACAGCCTGATCGGCATCCTGACCTCCGGCGACATGGCACACAGGATCGTTGCGGCCGGTCGCAGCCTCGACACGCCGGTTCGTGACATCATGACGCCGAACCCCTTCACCCTCGGCCCCGAGGCACTGGGCTTTGATGCCTTGCTCTCGATGATGGAGCGCACCCACACCCATCTGCCGGTTGTCGAAAAGGGCCAGCTGGTAGGCATTCTCACCAACACCAATCTGGTACACCGGCAAGCCGTCTCCGCTCCCTTCCTGATCCGCGATCTGCAGCGACAAGACAGCTTCGAAAATCTGGCAGCCATCGTCGCCAAGGTGCCACAAATGCTGGCCCAGCTGGTCGGCAGTGGCGTTGACGCCCACAACATCGGCCGCATCGTCACCAATGTCACCGACAGCCTGACCAGACGTCTGGTGCAACTGGCCGAAGAGCGCCTCGGCAAGGCCCCGATCCCCTATCTATGGCTGGCATGCGGTTCGCAAGGACGGCAGGAACAGACCGGCGTGTCCGATCAGGACAATTGCCTCATTCTGGATGAGCGCTACAACGAAGCTGAACATGGTGACTATTTCCAGCGCTTTGCGCGCTTTGTTTCCGATGGTCTGGATGCAGCCGGGTTCTACTATTGCCCCGGCGACATGATGGCAACCAATCCACGCTGGTGCCAGCCGGTCTCCGTCTGGCGCAACTATTTCGCCAACTGGATCGACAAGCCCGACCCGATGGCCCAGATGCTTGCCAGCGTCATGTTCGACCTAAGGCCGATTGTTGGCGACGAAAGCCTGTTTGCAGGCCTCTATCAGAAAACGCTGGAAAAGGCTAAGAAGAACAGCATCTTCCGCGCTCACATGATTTCGAACTCGCTCAACCACACCCCTCCGCTCAGCTTCTTCCGCGGCTTCGCACTGATCCGCAAGGGCGAACACAAGGATACGGTTGATCTCAAGCTCAATGGCGTGGTGCCAATCGTCGATCTCGCCCGCGCCTACGCCTTGCAAGGTGCCATCACGGCGGCCAACACGCGCGAGCGCCTGACATTGGCCAGAGACATCGGCACGATCAGCCATTCCGGCGCGCAGGATCTCATCGACGCCTACGACCTCATCGCCACCATGCGGCTCGAGCATCAGGCCCGCCAGATCCGCGAGGGCAGCAAGCCTGACAACTTCCTTGCCCCGGCCAGTCTCAGCGAGCTGGAGCGCAATCATCTCAAGGACGCCTTCCTGATGATCAAGACCCAACAGTCGGCGCTCGGCCACGCACAGGGCGTCAATATCTAG
- a CDS encoding sodium:solute symporter family protein translates to MDLQTLTYIIVGASFALYIGIAFWARAGSTGEFYAAGRGIHPIANGMATAADWMSAASFISMAGIISFSGYGASAYLMGWTGGYVLLAMLLAPYLRKFGKFTVPEFIGDRFYSSTARIVAVICLIICSITYVIGQMKGVGVAFSRFLEVDASTGLLIGTAIVFLYAVQGGMKGITYTQIAQYCVLILAYTIPAIFISMELTGNILPQVGLFSNHVSGEPLLAKLDQIVVDLGFAEYTSFTSNPFNMFMFTMSLMIGTAGLPHVIIRFFTVPKVSDARWTAGWSLVFIAILYTTAPGVGAMARMNLMDTIQTGAVGAEDGNLLYESRPDWFKNWETTGLLKFEDKNGDGRIQYYNDKSASFATKAEEFGWKGNELTVDRDIMVLANPEIAKLPNWVIALVAAGGLAAALSTAAGLLMAISSAVSHDLLKGTFTPQITEKQELTWARISMAVAIVISAYLGLNPPGFAAQVVALAFGLAASSIFPALMMGIFSKRVNSKGAILGMIAGIATTLLYIFTYKGWFFIPGTAMLPNTPDNHLLGISPEAFGTVGAIINFAVAYLVSSMSAEPPKEIQDLVESIRIPKGAGAAIDH, encoded by the coding sequence ATGGATCTTCAAACTCTTACCTACATCATTGTAGGCGCGTCCTTTGCGCTCTACATCGGAATTGCCTTCTGGGCACGCGCCGGTTCGACCGGTGAATTCTACGCCGCCGGCCGCGGCATTCACCCGATTGCCAACGGCATGGCAACCGCTGCCGACTGGATGTCTGCAGCCTCGTTCATCTCCATGGCCGGGATCATCTCCTTCAGCGGCTATGGTGCTTCGGCCTACCTGATGGGCTGGACCGGCGGCTACGTGCTGCTGGCCATGCTGCTGGCCCCGTATCTGCGCAAGTTCGGCAAATTCACCGTGCCTGAATTCATCGGCGACCGGTTCTATTCGTCGACCGCCCGCATCGTGGCCGTTATCTGCCTCATCATCTGCTCGATCACCTATGTTATCGGCCAGATGAAGGGCGTTGGCGTTGCCTTCTCGCGCTTCCTCGAAGTGGACGCATCCACCGGTCTGCTGATCGGCACCGCGATCGTGTTCCTCTACGCGGTTCAGGGCGGCATGAAGGGCATCACCTACACCCAGATCGCACAGTATTGCGTTCTGATCCTTGCCTACACCATTCCGGCCATTTTCATCTCCATGGAACTGACCGGCAACATCCTGCCGCAGGTTGGCCTGTTCTCCAACCATGTTTCGGGTGAACCTCTGCTGGCCAAGCTTGACCAGATCGTGGTTGATCTCGGCTTTGCCGAATACACCAGCTTCACATCCAATCCGTTCAACATGTTCATGTTCACCATGTCCCTGATGATCGGTACCGCTGGTCTGCCACACGTCATCATCCGCTTCTTCACCGTGCCGAAGGTTTCCGACGCACGCTGGACGGCGGGCTGGTCGCTGGTCTTCATCGCGATCCTCTACACCACCGCTCCTGGCGTTGGCGCCATGGCCCGCATGAACCTCATGGACACCATCCAGACCGGCGCAGTCGGTGCGGAAGACGGCAACCTGCTGTATGAAAGCCGTCCTGACTGGTTCAAGAACTGGGAAACCACCGGCCTTCTGAAATTCGAAGACAAGAACGGTGACGGCCGCATCCAGTATTACAACGACAAGTCTGCATCCTTTGCAACGAAAGCCGAAGAATTTGGCTGGAAGGGCAACGAGCTGACCGTCGACCGTGACATCATGGTTCTGGCCAACCCTGAAATCGCCAAACTGCCGAACTGGGTGATTGCTCTGGTGGCTGCCGGTGGTCTCGCCGCCGCTCTCTCCACCGCAGCAGGTCTTCTGATGGCAATTTCCTCGGCGGTCTCCCATGACTTGCTGAAAGGCACCTTCACGCCGCAGATCACCGAGAAGCAGGAACTGACGTGGGCCCGTATCTCCATGGCTGTTGCCATCGTGATCTCCGCCTACCTCGGCCTCAATCCTCCGGGCTTTGCTGCTCAGGTTGTGGCTCTGGCCTTCGGTCTGGCTGCCTCCTCCATCTTCCCGGCTCTGATGATGGGCATCTTCTCCAAGCGCGTGAACTCCAAGGGCGCAATCCTGGGGATGATTGCTGGTATCGCAACGACCCTGCTCTATATCTTCACTTACAAGGGCTGGTTCTTCATTCCGGGTACCGCAATGCTGCCAAACACCCCGGACAACCACCTCCTGGGCATCTCTCCGGAAGCATTCGGTACCGTTGGTGCGATCATCAACTTCGCAGTGGCCTATCTGGTCTCTTCCATGTCCGCAGAACCTCCGAAGGAGATTCAGGATCTGGTCGAAAGCATCCGTATCCCGAAAGGGGCTGGCGCTGCCATCGATCACTAG
- a CDS encoding DUF4212 domain-containing protein codes for MAENNESGHAYWKANLNLIAICLVIWFIASFGFGLLLRPALSGISVGGSDLGFWFAQQGSIWVFLGLIFFYAIRMNAIDKKFGVEE; via the coding sequence ATGGCCGAGAACAACGAATCCGGACATGCCTATTGGAAAGCCAACCTGAATCTGATCGCGATTTGCCTTGTCATTTGGTTCATCGCCTCCTTCGGGTTTGGTCTGCTTCTTCGTCCTGCTCTTTCGGGAATTTCAGTCGGCGGGTCCGACTTGGGATTCTGGTTTGCCCAGCAGGGATCAATCTGGGTCTTTCTGGGACTCATCTTCTTCTATGCAATCCGCATGAATGCGATCGACAAAAAATTTGGCGTTGAAGAATAA
- a CDS encoding RluA family pseudouridine synthase, translating into MSHPPSLTPPLVDYDPPVEPYLDVLYEDAHFVILNKPSGLLSVPGKAEEHWDCLEHRAKQHFGDARIVHRLDMDTSGIMVLARTDDCHRNLGRQFEKRKVQKSYVARVWGTMVGEGGTVDLPLICDWPNRPKQMVSFEHGRRAVTDWQVIGRDEASTLVRLFPHTGRSHQLRVHMLSLGHVIMGDRFYAEGEALSGADRLMLHAETLGFIHPARGEWVDFVCPSPFG; encoded by the coding sequence ATGTCTCATCCACCCAGCCTCACTCCGCCTCTTGTCGATTATGACCCACCCGTCGAGCCCTATCTTGACGTGCTCTATGAGGATGCGCATTTCGTTATTCTCAACAAGCCATCTGGCCTATTGAGTGTTCCGGGCAAGGCGGAAGAGCATTGGGACTGTCTTGAGCACCGGGCGAAACAGCATTTCGGGGATGCGCGAATCGTTCACCGGCTCGATATGGATACCTCGGGAATCATGGTTCTGGCGCGCACCGATGATTGTCACCGCAACCTCGGGCGCCAGTTCGAGAAGCGCAAGGTGCAGAAGAGCTATGTGGCGCGGGTCTGGGGCACGATGGTCGGCGAGGGGGGGACGGTGGACCTGCCGCTGATCTGTGACTGGCCGAATCGCCCCAAGCAGATGGTATCTTTTGAGCATGGCAGACGGGCCGTAACGGACTGGCAGGTGATCGGACGCGATGAGGCCAGCACGCTGGTGCGGCTGTTTCCCCATACGGGTCGGTCGCACCAGCTGCGGGTGCATATGCTCAGCCTCGGGCATGTGATCATGGGGGATCGCTTCTATGCCGAGGGCGAGGCGCTGTCTGGTGCCGACAGGCTGATGCTGCATGCCGAGACGCTCGGCTTCATCCATCCGGCCAGGGGGGAATGGGTGGATTTTGTCTGCCCAAGCCCTTTTGGTTGA
- a CDS encoding YaiI/YqxD family protein, protein MNEEAISEEQTATPEHRPVEVLVDADACPVKEEIYKVAERHGAPVTLVANQFMRMPRRDEWAIPISFVKVEDGPDVADDHIAGIAHPRAVVVTADILLAQRCIAKGASVIGTTGKPFTENSIGSAVAMRNLMADLRETSGDIGGGPPPFSKADRSRFLSSLHETLEHLKRERV, encoded by the coding sequence ATGAACGAAGAAGCGATAAGTGAGGAGCAGACAGCAACTCCGGAGCATCGTCCGGTTGAAGTCCTCGTCGATGCCGATGCCTGCCCCGTCAAGGAAGAGATCTACAAGGTGGCCGAGCGTCATGGCGCTCCGGTCACTCTCGTGGCCAACCAGTTCATGCGCATGCCACGCAGGGACGAATGGGCGATCCCCATCAGTTTCGTCAAGGTTGAGGACGGCCCGGACGTTGCCGATGATCACATCGCCGGCATAGCACACCCGCGCGCGGTGGTCGTCACGGCCGACATCCTGCTTGCCCAGCGTTGCATTGCCAAGGGCGCCAGCGTGATCGGCACCACCGGCAAGCCATTTACGGAAAACTCCATCGGTTCGGCGGTTGCCATGCGCAACCTGATGGCAGATCTGCGCGAGACCAGCGGCGACATCGGCGGCGGCCCGCCCCCCTTCTCGAAGGCCGACCGGTCGCGCTTTCTATCCAGTCTGCACGAAACCCTTGAGCACCTCAAACGGGAAAGGGTGTGA
- a CDS encoding DUF4147 domain-containing protein, producing the protein MTGEESEIRQLRDLASALFEEGVAAADPRLALEKAFGENPLSPLQEGRYLVIALGKAAGAMAQTCLRALPDETPHECLVITNYENATQIEGARCFAAGHPVPDENGLAAGQAIIDMLATATAQDRVIVLISGGGSALVPAPLPGLTLEDKAAISRLLLANGYVIQEMNLVRQCLSQLKGGGLSQLAAPASVDSFILSDVVGDDLSVIASGPTNPPLGSKKDALALFAAKGLVKQLPPPVRAVLESQDAADATDFSNTTNRLIGSNRLSLDAVLEALPLGWQGTILDDLLEGDVEVVAPRLLEAARAAPDGQKTAYIWGGETTVTLKGDGKGGRNQELALRFAAASEEQPIDGHWVFLSGGTDGRDGPTDSAGGLVDAETLYRIRQSGARPLELLANNDSYKALDLSGDHLMIGATGTNVADIQICLVDKSQ; encoded by the coding sequence GTGACTGGTGAAGAAAGCGAAATCAGGCAGTTGAGAGACCTCGCATCCGCCCTGTTCGAGGAAGGCGTGGCCGCCGCAGACCCCCGATTGGCGCTGGAAAAGGCCTTTGGCGAAAATCCCCTGTCTCCCCTGCAAGAGGGGCGCTATCTGGTCATCGCCCTTGGCAAGGCCGCCGGTGCCATGGCACAAACCTGCCTCAGGGCCCTGCCGGACGAGACGCCGCATGAATGCCTCGTCATCACCAATTACGAGAATGCGACACAGATTGAAGGCGCCCGATGCTTTGCAGCCGGGCACCCCGTGCCGGATGAAAACGGCCTTGCGGCGGGGCAGGCAATCATCGACATGCTGGCAACCGCGACCGCACAGGATCGCGTCATCGTCCTGATCAGCGGCGGCGGCTCGGCATTGGTTCCGGCGCCGTTGCCCGGCCTGACCCTTGAGGACAAGGCCGCCATCAGCAGGCTGCTGCTCGCCAATGGCTATGTCATTCAGGAGATGAATCTGGTCCGCCAGTGCCTGTCGCAACTGAAGGGCGGCGGTCTCAGCCAACTGGCAGCTCCCGCATCCGTGGACAGCTTCATCCTCTCAGATGTGGTCGGCGACGATCTCAGCGTCATCGCCTCGGGCCCGACCAATCCACCCCTTGGCAGCAAGAAGGATGCTCTGGCGCTGTTTGCCGCCAAGGGGCTGGTCAAGCAGCTGCCGCCACCGGTCAGGGCAGTTCTGGAATCGCAGGATGCGGCAGACGCTACCGACTTTTCCAACACCACCAACCGGCTCATTGGCTCCAACCGCCTCAGTCTGGATGCGGTTCTGGAGGCCCTTCCCCTAGGCTGGCAAGGCACGATTCTTGACGATCTGCTGGAAGGCGACGTGGAGGTGGTAGCCCCGCGGTTGCTCGAAGCGGCCCGCGCAGCACCAGATGGCCAGAAGACCGCCTATATCTGGGGTGGCGAGACCACGGTCACGCTGAAAGGCGACGGCAAAGGCGGCCGCAATCAGGAACTGGCCCTGCGTTTTGCCGCGGCCAGCGAAGAACAGCCGATTGACGGCCACTGGGTGTTCCTGTCGGGTGGCACCGACGGACGCGATGGCCCGACCGACAGTGCCGGTGGTCTGGTGGATGCCGAAACGCTGTATCGGATCCGGCAGTCCGGCGCACGGCCACTGGAGCTGCTGGCCAACAACGACAGCTACAAGGCACTGGACCTGTCCGGCGACCATCTGATGATCGGCGCAACCGGCACCAACGTTGCCGATATCCAGATTTGTCTGGTGGACAAGAGCCAATGA
- a CDS encoding DNA polymerase Y family protein, with protein sequence MTTPFALTLQQSNAERLYCLNESAEREGLQRGMGLADARALCPQLQTMPADREADGHFLQLLARWAGRFCPWVGLDGEDGLLLDVTGSTHLFGGELALLETIEERLARGGIAVQPGLADTRGAAWALARYGGWVADEAGAALYDQSSSGPVSHQISHRASRLETRLAAPGKALAAIGGFPIAALRLEEKVCTGLMRLGVRTIDALHALPRATVTRRFGLEPLLRLDQALGHRDEAISPLSEAPHYGVRMSLPEPIGLADDVMAVAARLMDRLCDKLDRQGAGARVLQLTMRRMDMEASQVELRLARPMREAGRILPLFERGVGEVDAGFGIDMVRLEATVVEPMADEQMASVVLSHGRSDRKAEGSSLPADHALDDLVSRLGSRIGLENILRFVPADSHIPERSFSLQPAAWTKAASAWSSHCGASEGEGERAGGYCPRPVRLFPPEPIVLPLSAEPDSGRREPPAHFRWRRMQLSVASARGPERIAPEWWWEDPAWRSGLRDYWWVETRQGWRLWLFHTPQNRLSHLSSWFVQGEFA encoded by the coding sequence ATGACGACGCCTTTTGCCCTCACGTTGCAGCAGAGTAATGCCGAGCGGCTTTATTGTCTCAATGAAAGCGCCGAGCGGGAAGGGTTGCAGCGGGGCATGGGGCTGGCGGATGCCCGGGCCCTGTGCCCGCAGTTGCAGACCATGCCGGCGGACCGCGAGGCAGATGGCCATTTTCTGCAGTTGCTGGCGCGTTGGGCCGGTCGCTTCTGCCCCTGGGTGGGGCTGGATGGCGAGGATGGCCTGCTGCTTGACGTGACGGGCTCGACCCATCTGTTTGGCGGTGAACTTGCCTTGCTGGAGACCATCGAGGAGCGCTTGGCGCGGGGTGGTATTGCCGTGCAGCCGGGGCTGGCCGATACGCGCGGAGCGGCCTGGGCGCTTGCCCGTTATGGCGGCTGGGTGGCTGATGAGGCGGGGGCGGCACTGTATGACCAAAGCTCTTCCGGTCCAGTTTCTCATCAGATCTCCCATCGGGCCTCCCGTCTGGAAACCCGTCTGGCTGCGCCGGGCAAGGCGCTTGCCGCGATTGGCGGCTTTCCCATTGCGGCCCTGCGTCTGGAAGAGAAGGTTTGCACCGGGCTGATGCGGCTTGGGGTGCGGACCATCGATGCGCTTCATGCCCTGCCGCGGGCCACGGTCACACGTCGCTTCGGGCTGGAGCCGCTGCTGCGGCTTGATCAGGCGTTGGGGCATAGGGATGAGGCGATATCGCCCCTCTCCGAGGCCCCACATTATGGGGTGCGGATGAGCCTGCCCGAGCCGATCGGTCTGGCTGATGACGTCATGGCTGTGGCGGCCAGACTGATGGACCGGCTGTGCGACAAGTTGGACCGGCAGGGCGCCGGGGCGCGGGTGTTGCAATTGACCATGCGGCGTATGGATATGGAAGCCAGTCAGGTGGAGTTGCGGCTGGCCCGCCCCATGCGGGAAGCGGGGCGCATCCTGCCGCTGTTCGAACGGGGCGTTGGCGAGGTGGATGCCGGGTTCGGCATTGACATGGTGCGGCTGGAAGCAACCGTCGTCGAGCCGATGGCCGATGAGCAGATGGCGAGCGTGGTGCTGAGCCATGGGCGGAGCGACCGCAAGGCTGAGGGCTCTTCCTTGCCTGCCGACCATGCGCTGGATGATCTTGTCTCCCGGCTTGGCAGCCGTATCGGGCTTGAAAATATCCTGCGCTTTGTCCCGGCCGACAGCCACATTCCAGAACGCAGTTTTTCGCTGCAGCCTGCGGCGTGGACCAAGGCAGCTTCAGCTTGGTCCTCTCACTGTGGGGCATCTGAGGGAGAAGGGGAGCGCGCGGGGGGCTATTGTCCCCGTCCTGTGCGCCTGTTCCCCCCCGAACCGATCGTCCTGCCCCTGTCGGCTGAGCCGGATTCCGGGCGGCGGGAGCCGCCGGCGCATTTCCGCTGGCGGCGGATGCAGCTGTCGGTGGCCTCGGCGCGCGGGCCGGAACGGATCGCACCGGAATGGTGGTGGGAAGACCCGGCGTGGCGGTCTGGTCTGCGCGATTACTGGTGGGTGGAGACCCGTCAGGGCTGGCGGCTGTGGCTGTTTCATACGCCACAGAACCGGCTCTCCCATCTGTCCAGCTGGTTTGTGCAGGGTGAATTTGCATGA